The following coding sequences are from one Humulus lupulus chromosome X, drHumLupu1.1, whole genome shotgun sequence window:
- the LOC133806067 gene encoding uncharacterized protein LOC133806067: MLSTLDRLFKSEIKQHKQNDFQFSNFKVSIKSGTPQQDNGHDCGVYVMKFMESFFKREESMSPFAPVDERLKIACRLVTHDRNEVREVVFADKEKYYMQQTPLPVGSPVKTHSDPRFSTKKLKSKNSIPTRPVRTRTSGRLKRIKYEE, translated from the exons ATG CTAAGTACTCTTGATCGCCTTTTCAAGTCCGAGATAAAGCAACATAAACAAAATGACTTCCAGTTCTCCAACTTCAAGGTTTCAATAAAGAGCGGTACACCCCAGCAGGACAATGGGCACGATTGTGGAGTATATGTCATGAAGTTTATGGAGTCCTTCTTCAAACGGGAGGAATCCATGTCTCCG TTTGCTCCAGTGGATGAGCGGCTGAAGATAGCATGTCGGCTTGTAACACATGATCGAAACGAGGTGAGGGAGGTTGTTTTCGCTGACAAGGAAAAATACTACATGCAACAGACTCCTCTACCCGTAGGTAGCCCTGTGAAGACCCATTCGGACCCCAGATTTTCAACGAAGAAGCTGAAGTCGAAGAACTCCATTCCCACACGTCCAGTACGAACAAGGACTAGTGGTAGACTGAAGAGAATTAAGTATGAGGAATAG